In Caballeronia insecticola, one DNA window encodes the following:
- a CDS encoding penicillin acylase family protein: protein MNHFVSLAISGVLASALLAGCVVPPPAPGASGQTGAAYQTAPAAQSAWSAEIRRTQDGIPHIRAADWGSLGFGFGYAQAQDNLCTLADAFVTYRGERSAYFGADARPPSTATFGQPRNIDADFFFRMIGDQATVERYRSAQPVELRSLIDGFASGYNRYLADLNAGSFPGAHAVCRGKPWVDKISADDIYLRLIAANLAGGSVRFLTPIATAHPPKPAAAPRGDSEPPAPTAQASPDALRFSIGENPGIGSNALAFGAPITRDKRSILFGNPHWFWRGPDRFYQAQLTIPGQVNVAGVSFLGVPLIVLGFNENIAWTHTVSSARRFGIFQLTLDSADPTRYLVDGQSEAMTPVPLTVRSRRADGTLESVSRTLYKTRFGLVVDLSAMAQGLGWSAQRAYALADVNVDNTRAFQNFLAWNQARSLTDFMAIQKRYAGMPWVNTFAIGRGDERVWFADLGPIPNVPDALADACTTPAGRAFAGRVTGVPFLDGSKSACAWRVDSASVQPGALPVEQLPNTVRGDYVGNFNDSYWLTNANAPMSGYPRIAGATGVEQSLRTRYGHLLAARLQRERGGITREALESAVLETNSMSERLFRKPLLDAVCTVNDAVSNLHDACEVLRQWNGTADIDARGANLWDEFWLRVTRIAPERLYESGFDPNKPLATPGGFNVDNPAVLQDLRQALGGAALALRLNGFALDSRRGDILYTMRNGARVPLYGGCDEAGYFTIVCARRPLDAKGYPMDVSGQGDSYVQVVTFGTSGVEADTMLSHSESDDPASPHSGDATRAFAAKRWARFPFTDQAIDADPAVTRVVVFGTRDDAAAPPAR, encoded by the coding sequence ATGAATCACTTCGTCAGCCTTGCGATCTCCGGGGTGCTCGCGAGCGCCTTGCTGGCCGGCTGCGTCGTGCCGCCGCCGGCACCGGGCGCCTCCGGTCAGACCGGCGCGGCTTATCAAACCGCCCCGGCCGCGCAAAGCGCCTGGAGCGCGGAAATCCGCCGCACGCAGGACGGCATTCCGCACATTCGCGCGGCCGACTGGGGCAGCCTCGGCTTTGGTTTCGGCTATGCGCAGGCACAAGACAACCTGTGCACGCTCGCCGACGCCTTCGTCACGTATCGCGGCGAGCGCTCCGCCTACTTCGGCGCGGACGCACGGCCGCCTTCGACCGCGACCTTCGGTCAGCCGCGCAACATCGACGCCGATTTTTTCTTCCGCATGATCGGCGATCAGGCGACGGTCGAGCGTTACCGCTCCGCGCAGCCCGTCGAGCTGCGCAGTTTGATCGACGGTTTCGCGAGCGGCTACAACCGCTATCTCGCCGATCTCAACGCCGGCAGCTTTCCGGGCGCGCACGCGGTGTGCCGGGGCAAGCCGTGGGTCGACAAGATCAGCGCCGACGACATCTATCTGCGATTGATTGCAGCCAATCTCGCGGGCGGCTCGGTGCGCTTCCTGACGCCGATCGCAACGGCGCATCCGCCCAAACCCGCTGCGGCTCCACGCGGCGACAGCGAGCCGCCCGCGCCGACCGCCCAGGCGTCGCCCGACGCGCTGCGCTTTTCCATCGGCGAGAATCCGGGCATCGGCAGCAATGCGCTTGCATTCGGCGCACCGATCACGCGCGACAAACGCAGCATCCTGTTCGGCAATCCGCACTGGTTCTGGCGCGGCCCCGACCGCTTTTATCAGGCGCAACTGACCATTCCGGGCCAGGTGAACGTCGCGGGCGTGTCGTTTCTCGGTGTGCCGCTGATCGTGCTCGGCTTCAACGAGAACATCGCGTGGACGCATACGGTGTCGAGCGCGCGGCGCTTCGGCATCTTCCAGTTGACGCTCGATTCCGCCGATCCGACGCGCTATCTCGTCGATGGCCAGAGCGAAGCGATGACGCCCGTGCCGCTCACGGTGCGCTCGCGCCGCGCCGACGGCACGCTCGAATCCGTGTCGCGCACGCTCTACAAGACGCGTTTTGGGCTGGTCGTCGATCTGTCGGCGATGGCGCAGGGCCTCGGCTGGAGCGCGCAACGCGCGTACGCACTCGCCGACGTGAACGTCGACAACACGCGCGCGTTTCAAAATTTCCTGGCGTGGAATCAGGCGCGCTCGCTGACCGACTTCATGGCAATCCAGAAGCGTTATGCGGGCATGCCGTGGGTCAATACGTTCGCGATCGGACGTGGCGACGAGCGCGTCTGGTTCGCAGACCTAGGCCCGATTCCGAACGTGCCCGATGCGCTCGCGGACGCCTGCACGACACCCGCAGGCCGCGCGTTCGCGGGCCGCGTGACCGGCGTGCCGTTTCTCGACGGCTCGAAAAGCGCATGCGCCTGGCGCGTCGATTCGGCGAGCGTGCAACCGGGCGCGCTGCCCGTCGAACAATTGCCGAACACGGTGCGCGGCGATTACGTCGGCAATTTCAACGACAGCTACTGGCTAACCAACGCGAACGCGCCGATGTCGGGCTATCCGCGTATCGCGGGCGCGACGGGCGTCGAACAGTCGCTGCGCACGCGTTACGGCCATCTGCTCGCGGCGCGGCTGCAGCGCGAGCGCGGCGGCATCACGCGCGAGGCGCTCGAATCCGCCGTGCTCGAGACGAACTCGATGTCCGAGCGGCTGTTCCGCAAGCCCTTGCTCGACGCGGTCTGCACCGTCAACGATGCCGTCTCGAACCTGCACGACGCGTGCGAGGTGCTGCGGCAATGGAACGGCACGGCCGATATCGATGCGCGCGGCGCGAACCTGTGGGACGAGTTCTGGCTGCGCGTGACGCGTATCGCGCCGGAGCGGCTCTACGAGTCCGGCTTCGATCCGAACAAGCCGCTCGCGACGCCCGGCGGCTTCAACGTCGACAATCCGGCCGTGCTGCAGGATTTGCGTCAGGCGCTCGGCGGCGCGGCGCTCGCGCTCAGATTGAACGGCTTTGCGCTCGATTCGCGGCGCGGCGACATTCTCTACACGATGCGAAACGGCGCGCGCGTGCCGCTGTACGGCGGCTGCGACGAGGCGGGCTATTTCACGATCGTCTGCGCGCGGCGTCCGCTCGATGCAAAGGGCTATCCGATGGACGTCAGCGGCCAGGGCGACAGCTACGTGCAGGTCGTCACCTTCGGCACGAGCGGCGTGGAAGCGGACACGATGCTTTCACATTCCGAATCGGACGATCCGGCCTCGCCGCATTCCGGCGATGCGACGCGCGCGTTCGCGGCAAAACGCTGGGCGCGCTTTCCGTTCACCGATCAGGCGATCGACGCGGATCCGGCTGTGACGCGCGTGGTCGTGTTCGGAACCCGCGACGACGCTGCGGCCCCGCCGGCGCGTTGA
- a CDS encoding M20 family metallopeptidase, whose amino-acid sequence MTIGDSTQHEDAVRLDSAVLREFVERKWNDEIVPALTDYIAVPAKSPMFDNDWARHGFIERVVTDAVDWVKAQPVKGLKVEIVRLPERTPVIFFEAPATRSGSTETVVLYGHLDKQPEFEGWRSDLGPWTPKFEDGKLYGRGGADDGYATYASITALAALDAQGVERPRCVGIIETCEESGSYDLLPYIDALRERLGDVGLVICLDSGAGNYDQLWLTTSLRGLVAGDLEVQVLDEGIHSGGYGGIAPSTFRIMRQLFERLEDASTGDLLPRDFHCPIPLLREREAEATARILGDDVWKKLPWSCGQDGGSVLPTTTDPREALINSTWRPSLTVTGAAGLPPLADAGNVLAPRTAFKLSLRLPPLVDAAGAVERLKSLLEFDPPYNAKVTFKPEVGAATGWNAPDLAPWLATSLNDASQRHFDANVAFMGQGGTIPLMNTLKEGFPRSQFMVCGVLGPKSNAHGPNEFLHVPYAKKLTAAVAEVIAAAP is encoded by the coding sequence ATGACTATCGGCGACAGCACGCAGCACGAAGACGCGGTACGGCTCGATTCCGCCGTCCTGCGCGAATTCGTGGAGCGCAAATGGAACGACGAGATCGTTCCCGCGCTGACCGACTACATCGCGGTCCCGGCAAAGAGCCCGATGTTCGACAACGACTGGGCGCGCCACGGTTTTATCGAGCGCGTCGTGACGGATGCGGTCGACTGGGTGAAAGCGCAGCCGGTCAAAGGGCTCAAGGTCGAGATCGTGCGCTTGCCCGAACGCACGCCGGTGATCTTTTTCGAGGCGCCGGCTACGCGCTCCGGCAGCACGGAAACAGTCGTGCTTTACGGCCATCTGGACAAGCAGCCGGAATTCGAAGGCTGGCGCAGCGATCTCGGCCCGTGGACGCCCAAGTTCGAAGACGGCAAGCTCTACGGCCGGGGCGGCGCCGACGACGGCTACGCCACCTACGCCAGCATCACCGCGCTCGCGGCGCTGGATGCGCAGGGCGTCGAGCGGCCGCGCTGCGTGGGCATCATCGAGACGTGCGAAGAATCGGGCAGCTACGACTTGCTGCCGTACATCGACGCGTTGCGCGAGCGGCTCGGCGACGTCGGGCTCGTGATCTGTCTGGACTCGGGCGCGGGCAATTACGATCAGCTCTGGCTCACGACTTCGCTGCGCGGCCTCGTCGCGGGCGACCTCGAAGTGCAGGTGCTCGACGAGGGCATCCACTCGGGCGGCTATGGCGGCATCGCGCCGTCGACATTTCGCATCATGCGGCAACTGTTCGAGCGTCTCGAAGATGCGAGCACCGGCGACTTGCTGCCGCGCGATTTTCACTGTCCGATTCCGCTTCTGCGCGAGCGCGAAGCCGAAGCCACGGCGCGCATTCTCGGCGACGACGTCTGGAAGAAACTGCCGTGGAGCTGCGGTCAGGACGGCGGCAGCGTCCTCCCGACGACAACCGATCCCCGCGAGGCACTGATCAATTCGACGTGGCGGCCGTCGCTTACGGTGACGGGCGCAGCCGGTCTGCCTCCGCTCGCGGACGCAGGCAATGTGCTCGCGCCGCGCACGGCGTTCAAGCTGTCGCTGCGGCTTCCGCCGCTCGTGGATGCCGCCGGAGCGGTCGAGCGGCTCAAGTCGCTGCTGGAGTTCGATCCGCCCTATAACGCGAAGGTCACGTTCAAGCCGGAAGTGGGCGCCGCCACCGGCTGGAATGCGCCCGACCTGGCGCCCTGGCTGGCGACGTCGCTGAACGATGCCTCGCAGCGGCACTTCGACGCGAATGTCGCGTTCATGGGTCAAGGCGGCACCATTCCGCTGATGAACACGCTGAAGGAAGGCTTTCCGCGCTCGCAATTCATGGTGTGCGGCGTGCTCGGCCCGAAATCCAACGCGCACGGTCCGAACGAATTCCTGCATGTGCCGTATGCAAAGAAGCTGACGGCCGCGGTTGCGGAGGTGATCGCCGCGGCACCGTGA
- a CDS encoding malate/lactate/ureidoglycolate dehydrogenase, whose translation MNASPTSTTSATEQRIAADTLHAYVRAIWEHAGSTPREAELVADHLVMSNLSGHDSHGVGMIPRYVASLGEGQLKLNTHAEIVRDAGAVLTVDGRKGFGQVVAYEAMEHGIERAKKLGVCAVGLRNAHHIGRIGHWAEQCAKAGLVSFHFVNVAGDPLVAPFGGIDRRFGTNPFCAAYPRAGKSPLVLDFATAGIAYGKTRVAYNKGVKVAPGMLLDHEGKPTIEPKVMHEEPFGSLTAFGLHKGSGLAALCEIFGGALSGGYTTHESTLETSSAIINCMTSVILDPNAFDAPAAQAEAEAFLEWMKASPHAEGIDAIHAPGEPEEARRAERTANGIAIDPTTWKQIRESAATSGMPDADIEKFASALK comes from the coding sequence ATGAATGCATCCCCAACGTCCACCACTTCCGCCACCGAACAGCGCATCGCCGCCGACACGTTGCACGCCTACGTCCGGGCGATCTGGGAACACGCAGGCAGCACGCCGCGCGAGGCGGAACTGGTCGCCGATCACCTCGTGATGTCGAATCTGTCGGGCCATGATTCGCACGGCGTCGGCATGATTCCGCGCTACGTCGCGTCGCTCGGCGAGGGGCAGTTGAAGCTCAATACGCATGCCGAGATCGTGCGCGACGCGGGCGCGGTGCTGACCGTCGATGGCCGCAAGGGCTTCGGTCAGGTCGTGGCCTACGAGGCGATGGAACACGGCATCGAACGCGCGAAAAAGCTCGGTGTCTGCGCGGTCGGACTGCGCAATGCGCATCACATCGGGCGTATCGGACATTGGGCGGAACAGTGCGCGAAGGCCGGGCTGGTGTCGTTCCACTTCGTGAATGTGGCGGGCGATCCGCTCGTCGCGCCGTTCGGCGGCATCGACCGGCGCTTCGGCACGAACCCGTTCTGCGCGGCCTATCCGCGCGCGGGCAAGAGCCCGCTCGTGCTCGATTTCGCGACCGCCGGAATCGCGTATGGCAAGACGCGCGTGGCGTACAACAAGGGCGTGAAGGTCGCGCCGGGCATGCTGCTCGATCACGAGGGCAAGCCGACCATCGAACCGAAGGTGATGCACGAGGAGCCGTTCGGCTCGCTCACCGCGTTCGGCCTGCACAAAGGTTCGGGGCTCGCGGCGCTATGCGAGATTTTCGGCGGTGCGCTGTCGGGCGGCTACACGACGCACGAAAGCACGCTGGAGACCTCGAGCGCGATCATCAACTGCATGACCTCGGTGATTCTCGACCCCAACGCCTTCGACGCCCCCGCCGCGCAAGCCGAAGCCGAAGCGTTCCTCGAATGGATGAAGGCTTCGCCGCACGCGGAAGGAATCGACGCGATTCACGCGCCGGGCGAGCCCGAGGAAGCGCGGCGCGCGGAACGCACGGCGAACGGCATCGCGATCGATCCGACGACGTGGAAGCAGATCCGCGAATCGGCGGCGACGTCGGGCATGCCTGACGCCGACATCGAGAAGTTTGCGAGCGCGCTCAAGTAA
- a CDS encoding NAD-dependent epimerase/dehydratase family protein, translating to MNIFITGASGFIGGSIAAGLARDGHRVRGLIRRAEQSDALKRLGIEPVIGSLDDTALLAAEARAADAVINAASSDHRGAVEALIGALEGSNKPFLHTSGSSIVGDASGGEASDTIYTEDDLPEPTPDKAPRVAIDNLVLDAATRGVRSTVLCNTLIYGHGAVPGAASVQLPRLENQAKKSGIVRHVGRGLNIWSNVHIDDVVEIYRLALEKSPAGTYYFVESGEAQFRDMTTAMAKTLHLRGPEDWPLDQAIAEWGYEMASYGLGSNSRVRSKRTRELLGWQPKRTSVIEWIEKDLVV from the coding sequence ATGAACATCTTTATCACAGGCGCGAGCGGTTTCATCGGCGGATCGATTGCGGCGGGGCTCGCACGCGACGGACATCGCGTGCGCGGTCTTATCCGTCGCGCCGAGCAGAGCGACGCGTTGAAGCGCCTCGGCATCGAACCGGTGATCGGTAGCCTCGACGATACCGCCCTGCTCGCCGCCGAAGCGCGCGCCGCAGATGCGGTCATCAACGCGGCGAGCAGCGATCATCGCGGCGCAGTCGAGGCGCTGATCGGCGCGCTCGAAGGCTCGAACAAGCCTTTTCTGCATACGAGCGGTTCGAGCATCGTCGGCGATGCGTCGGGTGGTGAAGCGTCCGACACCATCTACACCGAAGACGATCTGCCCGAGCCTACGCCCGACAAGGCGCCGCGCGTCGCAATCGACAATCTCGTGCTCGACGCCGCCACACGCGGCGTGCGCTCGACCGTGCTCTGCAACACGCTGATCTACGGTCACGGCGCGGTGCCGGGCGCCGCGAGCGTGCAACTGCCGCGGCTCGAAAATCAGGCGAAGAAGAGCGGCATCGTGCGTCATGTGGGGCGTGGATTGAACATCTGGTCGAACGTGCATATCGACGATGTCGTCGAGATCTATCGGCTCGCGCTCGAAAAGTCGCCGGCGGGCACGTACTATTTTGTCGAGAGCGGTGAAGCGCAGTTCCGCGACATGACCACCGCAATGGCAAAGACGCTGCATCTGCGTGGTCCTGAAGACTGGCCGCTCGACCAGGCGATCGCGGAATGGGGTTACGAAATGGCCTCGTACGGACTCGGCTCGAACAGCCGCGTGCGCAGCAAGCGCACGCGCGAACTGCTCGGCTGGCAACCGAAACGCACATCGGTTATCGAGTGGATCGAAAAAGACCTGGTCGTCTGA
- a CDS encoding RidA family protein, whose amino-acid sequence MPPIELITAPGLPIPAGHYSHATRAGNLVCVSGQLPMRPDGTHTGDRPFEEQAEQTLANLRTVLEAAGASFSDCIEVTVYLVGVEHWKAFNEIYARHFGEWKPARAVVPVSALHYGYLLEISARAWVERN is encoded by the coding sequence ATGCCACCAATCGAACTCATCACCGCGCCCGGCTTGCCGATTCCCGCAGGCCACTACAGCCACGCGACGCGCGCCGGCAACCTCGTTTGCGTGTCCGGCCAATTGCCGATGCGCCCCGACGGCACGCACACGGGCGACCGCCCGTTCGAAGAGCAGGCGGAACAGACGCTCGCCAATTTGCGCACCGTGCTGGAAGCGGCGGGCGCGAGTTTCAGTGACTGCATCGAAGTGACGGTGTATCTCGTGGGCGTCGAGCACTGGAAGGCGTTCAACGAGATCTACGCGCGTCACTTCGGCGAGTGGAAGCCGGCGCGCGCGGTCGTGCCGGTCAGCGCGCTCCACTATGGCTACTTGCTGGAGATTTCCGCGCGGGCGTGGGTCGAGCGGAACTGA
- a CDS encoding acid phosphatase codes for MNENDHPQNGLSNGLTSSNDTPASDTPADPARRRLLAAGVGLAGLSLGGCNLFDQKPSTPKTAADLALDRTLAAKVQRIVVIYAENRSFTNLYGNYPGVQYPLAAVPASHYTQFDRDGVTPMPTLPKIWGGLVPQAQEVGGKRYAITEQQIAGLRNGPFQIMDAQGAPLPNSVITRDLVHRFYQNQMQINAGRNNQFAAWGDSGGLVMGHYQNSPDTLRLWGLAQQYTLCDNFFMSAFGGSWLNHIFLISAQAPFYPDAKSGPAAKLLAMIEGDDPTGARLKLAPDSPKSALEGPPKFARDGALTADGYAVNTMFPPYQPSNVPPTPGGDPRFADRANALVLPPQTYATIGDRLSAKNIDWAWYSGAWQYALEHRDTGAVPDFQYHHQPFNYFANYAPGTAARAQHLRDAGLGDDPSTNKLLADIDAGRLPAVTFYKPQGNLNMHAGYADIASGDRHISNVIEHIRRGPQWANTVVIVTVDENGGWWDHVPPPKGDRWGPGSRIPALVISPFAKKGYVDHTVHDTNSILRFISRVHDLAPLDGVAARDRAFAANGEAPLGDLTTSLDLA; via the coding sequence ATGAATGAGAACGATCATCCGCAGAACGGGCTGTCGAACGGGCTTACCTCCAGCAACGACACGCCAGCCAGCGACACACCGGCGGACCCCGCGCGGCGGCGGCTTCTGGCTGCGGGCGTCGGGCTAGCGGGCCTGTCGCTCGGCGGATGCAATCTGTTCGATCAGAAGCCGTCCACGCCGAAGACAGCCGCCGATCTCGCGCTGGACCGCACGCTCGCCGCGAAGGTACAACGCATCGTCGTGATTTACGCGGAAAACCGTAGCTTTACGAATCTCTACGGCAATTATCCGGGCGTGCAATATCCGCTGGCGGCCGTGCCCGCGTCGCATTACACCCAGTTCGACCGCGACGGCGTCACGCCAATGCCCACGCTGCCGAAGATCTGGGGCGGGCTCGTGCCGCAGGCGCAGGAAGTTGGCGGCAAGCGTTATGCCATCACGGAGCAGCAAATCGCCGGTTTGCGTAACGGCCCCTTCCAGATCATGGACGCGCAGGGCGCACCGCTCCCCAATTCGGTCATCACGCGGGATCTCGTGCATCGGTTTTATCAAAACCAGATGCAGATCAACGCCGGACGCAACAACCAGTTCGCGGCGTGGGGCGATTCGGGCGGCCTCGTGATGGGCCATTATCAGAACTCGCCCGACACGCTGAGACTCTGGGGCCTCGCTCAGCAGTACACGCTCTGCGACAACTTCTTCATGTCCGCGTTCGGCGGTTCCTGGCTGAATCACATCTTTCTGATTTCCGCGCAGGCCCCGTTCTATCCGGACGCGAAGAGCGGCCCGGCTGCCAAACTGCTGGCGATGATCGAGGGCGACGATCCCACCGGCGCGCGACTCAAGCTCGCACCCGATTCACCGAAATCCGCTCTTGAAGGACCACCGAAATTCGCCCGCGACGGCGCGCTCACCGCCGATGGATACGCGGTCAACACGATGTTTCCGCCCTACCAGCCGAGCAACGTGCCGCCCACGCCAGGCGGCGACCCGCGTTTTGCGGACAGAGCGAATGCGCTCGTGTTGCCGCCCCAGACCTACGCGACCATCGGCGACCGGCTCTCGGCGAAGAATATCGACTGGGCGTGGTACAGCGGCGCGTGGCAGTACGCGCTGGAGCATCGCGACACGGGCGCGGTGCCGGATTTTCAGTACCATCATCAGCCGTTCAATTATTTCGCCAACTACGCGCCGGGCACGGCGGCGCGCGCACAGCATCTGCGCGATGCGGGTCTGGGCGACGATCCATCGACGAACAAGCTTCTCGCCGACATCGACGCGGGACGGCTGCCCGCCGTCACCTTCTACAAGCCGCAGGGCAACCTCAACATGCACGCGGGTTACGCGGACATCGCCTCGGGCGACCGGCATATCTCGAACGTGATCGAACACATCCGGCGCGGGCCGCAGTGGGCAAATACGGTGGTAATCGTCACCGTCGACGAGAACGGCGGCTGGTGGGATCATGTCCCGCCGCCCAAGGGCGACCGCTGGGGGCCGGGATCGCGCATTCCGGCGCTCGTGATCTCGCCGTTCGCGAAGAAGGGCTACGTCGATCACACGGTGCACGACACCAACTCGATCCTGCGCTTCATCTCGCGCGTGCACGACCTCGCGCCGCTCGACGGAGTAGCCGCGCGCGACCGCGCGTTCGCCGCGAATGGCGAGGCGCCGCTCGGCGATCTGACGACGTCGCTCGATCTTGCTTAG